In Apostichopus japonicus isolate 1M-3 chromosome 5, ASM3797524v1, whole genome shotgun sequence, a single window of DNA contains:
- the LOC139967700 gene encoding tetratricopeptide repeat protein 1-like has translation MASKPEASEDENSSSEDEFYDTLSELSKEAEKAKDMPTTDSLSDDSLVENLKAVENQANSDRVKEITVGMSDDHESEDLKEQVVCQSNEANENTSTTSDLVNDRDVVNLQTGESENVAETVDEDGCSSCSDEDRDKVIDGDKVQINEGLASEAAEHEESQEEVDNGAPKEEDPDGEEVLRELEDTLSEEEKEERKEQAQVLKKEGNDLYKLEEYPDAIHKYTEAVKLCPLSFKKERSIMFANRAACKIHLKQLEEGVKDCSKALDLHPHYIKVLLRRAQTYELLEKLDEALADYQRALEMDPGCHIARAACMRLPGEINERNEKLKAEMMDKLKDLGNMVLRPFGLSTDNFKVQQDPNTGSYSMNFMQNNKTNGN, from the exons ATGGCAAGCAAACCTGAGGCAAGTGAAGATGAAAACAGCAGCTCTGAGGATGAATTCTATGACACTTTGTCTGAACTGTCAAAGGAGGCAGAGAAAGCCAAGGACATGCCTACCACCGATTCATTAAGTGATGATTCACTAGTGGAAAACTTGAAAGCTGTAGAGAACCAAGCAAATTCAGACAGGGTAAAAGAAATAACTGTTGGAATGAGTGACGATCATGAAAGTGAGGATTTGAAGGAACAAGTAGTATGCCAGTCAAATGAAGCTAATGAAAACACATCGACGACTTCAGATTTGGTCAATGACAGAGACGTTGTCAACCTTCAAACGGGTGAAAGTGAAAATGTGGCTGAGACTGTAGATGAGGATGGATGTTCATCCTGCAGTGATGAAGACAGAGACAAAGTCATTGATGGAGATAAGGTGCAGATCAACGAGGGTTTAGCATCAGAGGCTGCGGAACATGAAGAGAGTCAAGAAGAGGTAGATAACGGTGCCCCGAAAGAGGAAGATCCAGATGGAGAGGAGGTTCTGAGAGAGCTGGAGGATACCCTGTCTGAGGAGGAAAAGGAG GAGAGGAAAGAGCAAGCACAGGTACTGAAGAAAGAAGGCAACGACCTGTACAAACTTGAAG AATATCCAGATGCAATCCATAAATATACAGAGGCCGTCAAACTCTGCCCGCTCTCCTTTAAAAAGGAACGTTCCATCATGTTTGCAAACAGAGCTGCCTGTAAGATTCACTTGAAGCAACTCGAAGAAGGAGTGAAAGATTGTAGCAAAGCACTAGATTTACACCCGCACTACATAAAAGTGTTGTTAAGGAGAGCCCAGACTTATGAACTATTAGAGAAACTTGATGAGGCTCTAGCCGACTATCAGAGAGCCCTTGAAATGGACCCAGGCTGCCACATAGCACGAGCTGCCTGCATG CGCCTCCCTGGTGAGATAAACGAAAGGAATGAGAAACTGAAAGCAGAAATGATGGACAAACTGAAGGATTTAGGAAACATGGTACTCCGCCCATTTGGCTTGTCTACCGATAACTTTAAAGTCCAGCAAGACCCAAATACTGGCTCATATTCTATGAATTTTATGCAGAATAATAAGACAAATGGTAATTGA